A window of Ananas comosus cultivar F153 linkage group 11, ASM154086v1, whole genome shotgun sequence genomic DNA:
AGATTGCAGCAGCGTCCACAAAATAATATGTTATCTTCTTGATGTAACTAGAATGAAAATAAAACTAGGGCAGTTTTTCACTGTCAAATATGTTAAAATGGACCCATTCTTCAGGTACTGTTATAGAAAATAAACAGAATTTATTCACTTAGTTTGAGTTCACCACTCCTTTTAATAGAAGAAATTCCTTTACTGTGTAGTCATCAGCAAATGCAAATACATTAGCTGCACCAGATATCCAACAGAATCAGAAAGCGGAGGATGCACAACCACATCTTGTTGACGATCAAAAGTTCTCAGACAGAGGGAACAAGAAAAAGgtagaggaagaaaaaagacaCCACATCACAATCCCTATGCAAATCAGATCACTCCTGTTTCTTCCCTGTCACGCCAGCAATCACCTGGAAtagtaaaaattataagttaagCTTATCACACCCAACTAGCACCAAACATTTATAATAACCACCAGAAGCTCACAAAAATCACCCAAATTAAAAGCAACTTCATAAAAGAACCAGCCATTCTTATATCAACAAACGTATGTCTATTGTATTTTCCTCTATTATATTTTCCTCACCAACATTCCTCTTTTTCAGCATGGCATATTGAGGTAACAAAGCTTAATAGTTCTACATGCTAGTAGGCATAGACACTACTATCATGATACAATACAATAATTATGCTAATCTACATCACCCTTTCAGTATGCGTTTACCTAGTTATGTAATGGCTGCAATCAGTACCTCATCTTGAATGTGTAGTTCTCTTTTAGAACATTGAATCAAACAATATGCATGAcccataaaagaaaataaaatggaTTTAATTAGTTAGGGACATTATACATCTCAACTCGACTAGTTAAGGAAGAGCAAACTTTCATTAGCATCAACTACACTCGAAggtaaaaaaaaccaaaaacatgCTGCAAAGATATACATACATCACTCAAAGCTGGTTGTGGAACTTGCTTTGCCGTCTCAAATGAGTCCAGTATAGGCCTGACCACAGCAGGAAGGAAGAGACCTGAGATTGTACAAGAATACAACATATTTGGAATCTTTCAAAATGTACTGCTGCAGCATATTAACGGCAAAAGTATGAAAGATCACCTAATTTACAAAAGTCAtcaatttattaatttgaaaattttgagtcagACAAAGATTTAGCAGAATAGAAGGAAGCATATGGCCCAAAATTTGGTGGATTTTTCCCTGTTGGCAAACAATTTTATAAGAGAACAGCATTGTTCATAAACGAGTATCAAGTTAATGTCCGATAATTGCTCACCATCATACAAATGATGGAATGTGCACACATAGTGCAACATATATTCTGCCTCAGTCAGAACAGTGTTTCTAATCGTGACGTCAATGGCGAATGAGTGACTGCAGTATCACAGAAGAATGAGCAGAATGTGGGCTGCTCTAAGTGACAAAAACCACatcaatgtaaaaaaaaataaaaaaaatcaaagaaagaaaGTTCCTTCACACTAGTATAGAAGACTTCATTGCTTGCGCTAAAGGAGCAAACAAGGGCAAAAGAACCAACAGCACCTGATTACAGGAATATGCCAAGTGCGATGTACTCATTGGAGCAACAGCGATTTCAAAGAACGAACTAGACGATAATGAGTCTGGATAAGCTCGGTTCACAATTGTCGACAACCGAACACAGCTTCGATTCTAAAAAGCATGTGAAAGGGAGGAACATTTGTGTAATTGTGGCGATTCATAACTCGCGGGAGGTAAAATTGGAGTCTTTGACCTAAAATGAAGACGAAAATTGAAATTGAACACTAGCGTGACAGGTCGCAGGGCAATCTGTTTTGCTGTTGTGCTCGGCTCAACTAGAACGCCTTTCCATCTCATCTCCTTACACAAACACTCATTTCTCTTCAAAGGATTTACAAGCGCAAGTAGGGTTTTATAGTTAACTTAAACTGAAACAGCTTACAGAACGATCACATGGATTAAGGTTGAACTGGAAACATCTAAGCAATCAAAATAAATCTGATCCGAGAAAtcttacccaaaaaaaaaccaaaaaaaaaaaaaagttcaccaATTAACTACAGGATTAAGATCCTAACCAAAGCTCTGGCATAACAAATCCACCCAAAAgaacagtttttttttaaaaaaaaacacaaagggTTGGAAGAACAGACCTAAGCAAGCTAGGGTTTTGGCGAAGTggcgcagagagagagagagagagagagagagagagagagagaatatgtaTTTTTAAGTACCAAATCCTGCGATGAGGCAAGAGGCGGCGACGACGGGCTCTTGGACGACGAATATCTTCAGCTTCTCCATCaaccccatctctctctctctctcgatcgcACCCACGGCGCACCGGCGATCGCCTTCTCTCTCGTCAGTCGTCTCCTCCCAGCCTCGACACCAGAGTCCAAAGATAGAACACAGGAGATCAGACGGCTCCCCGTTGGTTTACCTCTCTTGCCtttggatggatggatggatggatggatggatggagaTCGACGGTGCAGATTCGACCAGCGGTCCGAACCCAACTGGGCCGATACTTCCCACAATTAGGCCGAGAGTACAATCTCGTACAGGCCCAGACAAAACAAACAGTAAGCTTGGGCTGCGGCCCAGGCCAAAACTATTTAGTAGGTGTTGGACCAGGTCAGATCAGAGCGGCCCTGGAAAGAGTTGTCGCGTGTCGGGGTGTGCGAGGCGAGCGAGAACGGCGCAAGCATCTCGAATTTATCCCAGAATATCCCTCTGGAATATTATCTTCATTGGACGAATCTACTTCCCGATAACACCACCATTTGTTAGAGAGGGACCCAAATACATCGATCAATTTGCTTTCTCTCTTATCTCTCGCTCCTCCCCTCCTgtaactcctctctctctctctctctctctctttctctctctctctctctccaaatccATTTACATTTCCTCTCCACAAACGAATTATTCATTCATTCATCTACTTGCAAGCTCACCTAATTGTTCATCTCGAAGGTGCGGGAGAACTTGGGGAGGTAAGTAATAGatcttttcatcttttcttttatacTATTTTGTTGCCGTTATTTTTGAGCTTCTTAGTTAATTTTAATGCTGGTTCTCCCTGCTGATGCTGTTGTAAGGAAAATTTCGTTGATTATGATAATTGTATGAACAAAGTTGTTTGGCACGGGAGCAAGTCTCCATTGGAGGCTTGATTTATAGATATTGCATTCAGTTCAAGTGGTGGCACGGAGATTGGCCCTTCATTGTCTTGGTTTGACTTTTTCAAATTAATAAGTTTTGTCCTCGtctaatcaaatattaaattcaacCCATCAACCTTGTTGATCAATGATAACAAAACTTGCTTTGTCCTTAAATTCGATGCCCATAATTTGTTATCAGTTGTACCGTAGCATAATTGGTTGCATTTATGTGGGCGCACGGCACGTCTGCGGGACAAAAATTTCCtgggcaccgtgcccaaacaatttgtttgggcacggtgcccggatgggcgccgcgtgtgcAGTGGGGCCAATCCGCACCCtcccttccccctctctttttctctcttcctaaAAACCGAGCCCaccatttttattatttttttttgagggtgCCGATGGGCGCCGCTacacacgcggcgcccatccggcaCCGTCCCCAAACAAAttttgtttgggcacggtgcccaGAAAATTTTTGTCCACGTCTGCGTGTCTGATAGCAGAATTTTTATTACCATTGGGTTGTAATATGACCGCAACCTCTATCAGTATTCTGATACTCGATCCAAACTGTAGCCAATTATCACAAAATACGAAGTATAGCAATCCAAATGTATGTTGTTTGTGAACTTCGATAATCTAAGGAAAATCAAGGGTATCTCAGTACGTTTAACAAGTGTAGAAATAACATTTCACAGAGATTCTCTCCGTGGCGACTGCCCTTAGGTCCTCTTAAATGTTATTGATAAATTGACATTCCTATGTATTAGCATGTTAGCAGCTTAATTTTTAGACCTGTGAAGTAATTCATGAATATTTACTTCTCAGCAGTACTTGAGAAAAGCACTAGGCTATGCAAAAGCATTACCGGGTAGCATTTGCGGTCCATATGATGTTTTCCGACTTCCCAAAGGTTACATTCTCCATTAGAACGAGTTATTCAGTAATGACTTACAcagcatataaattttttttagtattacaAAGTGATGTGCGGAATGAAATATTTCCAAATCCAAACAAGCTCGAAGTATCAATAGCTTTTGGAAGTCAATCATTACTACAAATTAGCAATCTAGATGCGTTGTGACCTTTTCCAGTTTCTGGCTTTTAACGCTCAACAATATTCTGTAATAGACCAGATATTATAATTACACAGCTTACATATAtaattcatcttttttttttttgttttgttttgttttggtaGGCATCTATACGGCAACAGCATACTAGGAAAATCGGAACATATGATAGGAATCATTTTGCTTCCATGACaagataataactgagcttgaATCATCCATGATACATAAACTGTTTTAATGACATTTCTCACTATAGAAAAGAATCGAAGAATGTATAAAGAATGTTACAaacaacaaaaaggaaaaacagaAGTTTCACATGAACCATATCATTGATATGTCCTTATTAGAGTACATACAATTGCTGTCTCGGACAGCCTTTTGTCCGGAGAAAAGCTTAATCCAATCAGCCTTTCTGTGCTTTGTATTCttcggaagaaaaaaaaaaatctctatcgCGAAGAAAAGTATCGGAGGTCTTGCATGTCATGATGTTGCGGAGATATGTTTGTCACATAAAAGTTCTGCTGCAAAAGCCAATTAATCAATTTAGTATGAGATAAATCCTTATGTTGTTTTCTCTCTACATAAATACATAATGATTGCTTGCTTTTATATCAGACTATTTACCTTGTGATTCAATGGCCGCAACTCTGACCGGCTTCATGATTCTCATCACATTCCTCATATGCTCGAAACCCATGACAAATATCCCTATGAAGTAAAGAAAGCTTAGTTGCAGCTTTCCTAGCAAGTTATAAACAGTTACAAGACCAATTGCTCCTTCATTGTTCCTAATGCTCAGGGATATTGGCATCCCCAAAATGAGCCACCCTGGTTAACATAATTGGTCAATATAACCATGTCTAGCAATTTTAAATTGCATAAAACATAAACAGAATACACACTGAATATACATTGGCATTTGCAACTACTGTTGTCTTGCTTACCAGATTCTCTCTCCGGCAAACATGCCCATTCTTGCTCCTTAAGCTTAGCCTTTGACGCCCTTATCAAATCCAAAAGAGCTAAATTTACCTGCAGAACAGCATAAATCGTATAGGATTATTAAGGAGCTAACTACCCAATCAAATTATATAGTTGTAACCACTGCTCTATTTCTTTGACTTCCAGCGTTACAAGTTAGATCTCTCCATGAGATAAACTCGTTGGAGCTAACAAAAACTCTAATCTGTGCTGCTCAATCCTGGCCGCATGTGAATGATTTCTCACCTCATCAGGCCTTTCATGGCTCACTAAATGACCGCCATGAAGCTCTACCATTCTTGCTGCTGGGTACAGTCTCTCTGCAAGTCTCCTAGCATGGTATAGTTGAGCAATGATATCATACCTAACAGATTTGAGATCAATAATTAAGTCATTGCCCTTGGAATGGTGTATGCCAGGAGGAGTGGGAGAATCGTAGTATATAAATCGACATTAGTCACCAACCTTCCATGAATGACTGAAACTGGGAATCCAGATGAGCGAATCGTGTCAAGTTCTTTAGCTGTCATCTTGTGTGTCCAGCATGCATTGACTTGGCCTTCGAAACCATAGTTAGATTGCATTCCCGTTGATGATATTGCCTTTACGTATTGCTGAAGTTAGAGAAATTAAGTTAGCATCTTTCAAGTTACTGGCGAAATAACAAAAGAATATGAACATACATCAATATTGCATAGTCGACCCAAAAAAAACTGGCGCTATCATTATTTCATTGAGCGAGAGACATGAAACATCTAACTTGTTATTCTGTAAGAGATAATCAGACAACTTGGCTGACTATTCACATTCGGCATGAGCTTAACTACAAAGTATGTAGGACTCTAATGCACCTTCAGAAGAAATGCGACAAAAGTGAAGATGAATGAAGCCCTAATAACATTCACATAATTTGGGAGTACTGATATTAATAGCTCTATTTACACCAAAAAAGATACTACTTTTTGCGTTTCTAGCACACTTGTAATGAGAAAATGCACATTATTAACTACAGAACCACAACAATAGCGGACGGCTGAATCTTACTTGATAAAGAATACTTcttcttgtacatgatcctaCATATTCATCAAgatattcctgcaaaaatagCGTCTTGAGTCAAAATATTGGCAATTGAATTCTTCTAAAAATTAGCCACAAGATAAAATGATGGCTGAACTAAATTTAACGTGTTCTGTATCACACAAAACAATTACATAGACCATTGGAGATCTCTAACCTTTGTGTAGTGGGTTTCCAAGTCAACAACAGCTCTTTCTTCTGGAGTTTTCGCCCTTAAGAAACGAAATGCGAGAGACATCATTTGGCGGTCAATCTGCAACAACGACGGTATGCGGTAAAGATGGAGGATTTAGTGGAACAGTTACCATGGTGAAACAAGAATCTTTTGGATCTCATTATACAAACATTTTATGAGAAGTGGTTTTCTCGCGACCTCGACATTCTATTTAAACTAGTCATACTGTTTTCCAAGTCGACATCTTTCAGGAGACGTCTAGTTTGAGAGTACCTCTAATGGGGCCACAAATGAATCTTAGGCATTACTGCATGACAGAAAGATATCATGATGTAGTTTATGGATGAAATTGAACTCTCCATTTAAATAAGTGGGGCTCTGCAAGCACCATGTCCCTGTCAACTATTAGGTGAGTCAATTCTGGCAAGAAGTTGCTAGAATAGACTAATAAGATGATAGATATTGTGGCTCTGGTAAGTGGTTCATATACTAACAAAAAAGTTCAACCTCAAAAACTTGTCATCTCCATCTTTCAATAGAACAAAGTGTAATTGAGATTGATATTCATGCAGGATAACATATTGATGTTACTCAATTTTGTACTGTATACTCTCAAGAGTTATCCTTTCACATGCCGATACAACTTTAACCAAAATGGAATTTTAAGTGTGGCCAGCAATGTgctaaaaataaacaaaattcgATGCCCGAGTCGATGAACAAGAACCCCTCAAAAGAAAACGCACCTCATAATGTCAGCAACTGCAAATAATAACaaagttttgttttgttttttttttttttgaaaataaaaaaggaggaAGCAGAAGCATTTATGCGATTACCTTGGGAAAGCACTCGAAGCCACCTCCTGTTACATTCAGCAACGCCAAGGAGCACAACCTATCAGGCGCCATTGCTGCTAATTTGCAAGCGATCATCGCACCTGTCTCCAACCAGCAATCATATTTTACACTTGGTGTGAATTTCTCTCCCGTAAAACTTATTGAAATCATGAGGACTAATTTCAAATAATGAAATTGTATGTCGAAGATATATATTTCTATCGTCAAAACAACAAGTGTACCAGGAAATGTGGAAAAGAAACCCCCAAAAGGTTGAAGGGAAGGGGAGGGTGAGctagagacaaaaaaaaaaaaaaaaaaaaaaaaaaaaaaaaaaagagggccTACCCATGGAGTGACCAAAGACGTGAGCTTTTTTCCAGCCAAGATGATCCAACAGAGCCAAGGCATCTCTCGCCATGATCGTCGTTCTGCAAATCAGATTGCGGTACATCCCCATCTCATTAAAACAGCGCGTGGACTTTTTAGGATTTCTcatttcggaaaaaaaaaagggttaaaatcgacaacaaaaaaaaaaagattgcagTCGATTGGTGGAAATTGCTGTGCTGTTACAAACAAATTGCTGTGCTGttacaaaaagaataaaaaaaaaaaaaaggaaagggaagGGGAAAGGGAGGAAAAAAGTCTCAAATTGACTATTATAGGAATAcgcagagagagggagagagatagacagatagatagataaaaggAATTGGGGGAGGACTCACGTGTATTCGGATTTATTGGTGGGCACGGTGCTCCGACCCATGCCGCGGTTGTCGAAGCAGCACACCTCAATCCCCTCAACCTCCACTTGCCCCTCCTCATCATGGCCGTCCGATCCTCCGCCAacggccgccgccgactccgACTCCGACTCCGACTCGTCGTCGTTGGGCTCCACCGCCCCCGTCAGACCCTTTATCTGCGGCCCCCACGAGTCGTGCGTCCCCGCCAATCCTGCCATAaaccaaattattattactattattaacTATTGTTATCATCATCATTTCCCGATAAAAATCACACTTTTGCGCATGTTCCCCCCAACCCCCACTTCCcccaaaaaaaatcccaaacTTTCAGggcgggggggagggggggcaattaaaaaaaaaaaaaaaaaaattctctagtTGATTAAGGAGGAAGAATAGAAATCTCTACCAATAATGAGGAGGACTTTGGTGCTTCCATGGCCATATCTCCTGTAAAAGATCCTCATCCCATTGCTTTCTCTCACGTCGCAAAACGGCATCTTTCCACACTTCCGTTATCCTTCTCCCAACTCTAAGTTAAATCTTCTAGGCGATTAACCGAATCCTCCTCCGATCACCCGGGTATCAATAATCAATCAATACTAATATATAAGTACCAATTAAATAGCAATATTATAATTTggtcgggaaaaaaaaaatggagctCAGGAATTGCTAGGGCGAAGGAGATGCACGAGAGGCTACAACGCTCATTAcacggcgagggcgagggcgagggcgagggcgaggtcgAGGGAGAAggtgcaggaagaagaagaagaaggggggtGTCTCGATTATGTGTACGAGGGAGGAGAGGATAGGCTAAAGCGGTGCGGTGTTTGGCTATTTTAAGGTGTAGGGGAATGCGGAGAGGCGGGACACGTGGATGGATGCGAGATGGTCGGATCCACGTCATCCGGTCAGGCTCGAGGGAAGCAGTTAGGGAACGGACGGATGGGATGGGATGGGTTGGGATTGGGGACGGTGTGATGGGGTGAGGTCAAAAGATGAGGCGCTGGGTCGTCGATCGATCGGGCTTTTTAAttgtctttatttatttattaataattattaattaattaatgcccttccgtcgtcgtcgtcgtcatcagtCTCATCGGCTCTCTTGTCTCGGATCGGTCGCGCTGTCCACCGTCCGATCAATCGTCAATCATAGCGGAATGCTTCCAGGTGATGTGGTATCCATTTGTCGCATCGCATCACTATTCTCTGCCCTTGGGTGAGATGTACGCGTGTCGTCGGCTGCCACGCACGCACGAGTTCAACGTTTGCTGCTAATTTCAATCGATTGCACGCACCAAAAACGTTTgtggttgttttttttatttatttatttattttggttagcaccaaaaatgaaaaaaaaattattagcatGCCAACAACTGGCGTGGCTGAAATCCACAAAAATGAGGGATTTTGACGGTGCACAATTCCGAATTCACCTAGCTAGACGCTAATGGGCCGGATACAGCTTAACTAATCAATGTGCACATTAAAGAGACCCCAGAGAGgcacttttatttgtttttttttattcatttatccGTGCGATGTGTTGCATTTTGGTTGGTTAGTCTATTTTATTAGGTACATTGAAAATGCATTTTACTTCTAATTTTgaatatagtttatattttggTATTGATTGATCACAATAGCTTCCATACTCTTTAATTAATGGCCATTAAGACACTAGCTATAAAGTGtactaatagtaataaaaaaaaagcttttgtTGATTCTTgtgggttttcttttttttttcttttttttctttccccctTCCATCTCtgatctctctcttttcctttttttttctttgtggtGGAAAAGCCGCCCCGTAGGTATCTATGAATTTGGAAGTCAATGTTGAGCGGCCGAGCCTTCTTTATTAATATGAAggagaataataggttaattaaGTAGGCCAACTAGAGATCCATGGCACTGCAAACTTCAATTTCGGATTCCGGCGgccattaaattataaaaacaatTGAATGGTCATAACCAATGAGAGGTACCACGCATTGAATCTCCAAGCTGACTAAAAGAAGAAATGGTCATTGAGCTAATCAATCCGAATAGAACATTTAGCTGTTACTTTACATTGCCAAACTCTTATTTCCAATTTAAAGTTGATAGTATTAATTTTGACCAAATTATCACGCATGCTCGAAGATGGCATGGATTCATTCTACACTTCTACAAAATAGGTAATTTTGACAAGTCGgttttttatacatataacaACATATTGATTGTTTAATTTTCCAGTACTAAAGTTGCAGTTAGGCATCATGCCTAAAACTTGTTAAGAAAAATTATAGTAATCTAAATTATCAACATCGTTTTGAGGTATGTAGCTTTGATTACATCGCTCTTGTACACAAAATGATTTACAGTGTCTAAAACCATGATTTCTAAAGTAAATTTTACCACGGGAAGCTTGTCAAAACGAACATCAGGTAAAGTATTCACAAATCAGATCACGCTCTTTGCCTTTCGGCGATGCTTTAACATTAATTTTATTGGATAAATATGgataaatatataagatatagaaCAGAGTAGAAGGGCAAGATCTAGAGAGCGAAAGCCTGCTGGTCCTGATCACGATTGCCGACTTCGTCCTTACCTCCTGCGAACATCTTTTTTAGTCGTGGTTAGGCCCCACGTCCGGACGGTGGAGGCCACTGACGGTTTTGTGGATTGATAGTTactaatgatgatgatgatgatgataaagGCCAGGGCGAAGCTTACGCGCTTTGCGCTTCCATGTTGGACTAATCAAACTAAGACAATAAGATTATATTATAAACATGCGAGAAATAGACAGAAAAAGCATGCGGCACGTTCCTTCTAGACTATTTTAAAAAGGCGAATGGTCTGACGAGGCTCCGGATGTGGAGAATTTTCCAAAAGGAAAatgtttcccttttttttttatttatatttcgtTATTGAATGTTTTCCCTTCCTAGTGAGCAGTAGTAGATCAGGCATGGAACCCGACCTATAAGAGCGTGATGCTAACTGTGGACAATTCAATCGATCCGTTCCTTCTTGTTCCGTGTTCCTTTAAAATTCTAAACAATCTCAAAAGTCATTGAAGTTTGGCGAGCAAATCATCCGTGTCTCAGATGAGGCTCAAGTTTAGCCCTAAAGTTCGATACCTTAATAAACCCACAAATTGCTCTTGTTCCAGATCCAGTAGTGGGCCTGCACCTGGGTCGAGCGAGAGACATTGGCATCAGTTTGGGCTTATGTTGGTTCGTTATTGCAGTTCGACTCGGTGCTTGCCGAAGAAAACGTAGTGTAAGGCCCAAATGATAGTTTTTGGGCCGAGACATTGGACTGCTCGAGCCTCCCAGGCTCCTCGACACCCCTTCGGTCAAAACACTTTTTCTGTGAGACGACGAACTCTCAACCAAATCAACAGTACTCGAGGGAGAGTGCTGGACTGGAAGGGCTTGAAAATTCTATTTTAGGATGATAAGTGATAGTGTCTTTTTCCCAGAAAGGATTAGTGTTCTGGAAGCTTCGAATTAATTTGCTTATTAAGCACTGAGCCATTGCTCAAGTGTCCTCCACCCATTGGCTCTCGCCACATCTACGCTCTGTTTATCGGCCGGCCAAGTGCTCCCCCATGAGTTTGGTTCGTGGTCCCCCTTGCTGTGCTCGCACTCGCCTAGATTCAGTTTGTATCTTACCGTGCTCGGTGCAATCGTGTAAGACACGTGCCGTCGCAAAGGCGTGAATTGGATATGTCCAGAGGTACGTGTATTTTTTGAACTGAGTTCCCAATTCCCATTCCTTCACTGAGTCCTCGGATTACTCACCACCTGCTTTCTATCTGGCTATTGATTTGTATATAGATCAATGAATGATTCAATATATTGATTAGCCAATCAACATCTAATACTGCAGATTTATGGGCATTCTTACAGGTGTATGATCCTGTAAAAGTGAAAAGAAGAGTTTATGCAACCAGCTAATAAGTTCATGTCGTTTAGTCGTTATTCCTGACTGCGCCTATTTTCTGCTTTAGCAACCAGCGAGACATCAAATTGAGTTTAGAAAGTCAACGCACAGTTGTTGCTTTCTATCATATAGTtgattctttctctctctgtttagtcaaaaagaaaaaaatctatttttttaaaaaaactattgaTTGTATTTTCTTGTCTCAGCAACTTGCAAAgtcaaatatataattatttatttaagaaaaaagaaaaaaaaaaggatttctaAAATGAGGCTCGTTATCTGAGCTAATAATTCTATTTGTTGGTCCGAATTATACAAAGctatttatacataaaaatgttgaaatctcaaattttattgTTTGCAAATTTATTAGCTCTCTCTATCTATTTCTGCG
This region includes:
- the LOC109717631 gene encoding uncharacterized protein LOC109717631, which produces MGLMEKLKIFVVQEPVVAASCLIAGFGLFLPAVVRPILDSFETAKQVPQPALSDVIAGVTGKKQE
- the LOC109717630 gene encoding uncharacterized protein LOC109717630 isoform X2; the protein is MPFCDVRESNGMRIFYRRYGHGSTKVLLIIGLAGTHDSWGPQIKGLTGAVEPNDDESESESESAAAVGGGSDGHDEEGQVEVEGIEVCCFDNRGMGRSTVPTNKSEYTTTIMARDALALLDHLGWKKAHVFGHSMGAMIACKLAAMAPDRLCSLALLNVTGGGFECFPKIDRQMMSLAFRFLRAKTPEERAVVDLETHYTKEYLDEYVGSCTRRSILYQQYVKAISSTGMQSNYGFEGQVNACWTHKMTAKELDTIRSSGFPVSVIHGRYDIIAQLYHARRLAERLYPAARMVELHGGHLVSHERPDEVNLALLDLIRASKAKLKEQEWACLPERESGIFVMGFEHMRNVMRIMKPVRVAAIESQAELLCDKHISATS
- the LOC109717630 gene encoding uncharacterized protein LOC109717630 isoform X1: MPFCDVRESNGMRIFYRRYGHGSTKVLLIIGLAGTHDSWGPQIKGLTGAVEPNDDESESESESAAAVGGGSDGHDEEGQVEVEGIEVCCFDNRGMGRSTVPTNKSEYTTTIMARDALALLDHLGWKKAHVFGHSMGAMIACKLAAMAPDRLCSLALLNVTGGGFECFPKIDRQMMSLAFRFLRAKTPEERAVVDLETHYTKEYLDEYVGSCTRRSILYQQYVKAISSTGMQSNYGFEGQVNACWTHKMTAKELDTIRSSGFPVSVIHGRYDIIAQLYHARRLAERLYPAARMVELHGGHLVSHERPDEVNLALLDLIRASKAKLKEQEWACLPERESGWLILGMPISLSIRNNEGAIGLVTVYNLLGKLQLSFLYFIGIFVMGFEHMRNVMRIMKPVRVAAIESQAELLCDKHISATS